A section of the Euwallacea similis isolate ESF13 chromosome 9, ESF131.1, whole genome shotgun sequence genome encodes:
- the LOC136411050 gene encoding carboxylesterase 4A-like yields the protein MNFSLSLSVVTILSLLSLYAVQVTSITLTSSHDLKPTEDNNIQNSSISNSTTTERPLEEKDEGGNATNHLILQISSGQIKGRELLLGGSNQIYYAFQGIPYAKPPVNDLRFREPLPIEKWNGTLKAAQEAPRCVYSSSVAGSEDCLYLNVFSPEIRKECNQTLLPVMVWIHEDIFSTENSPKLESFYPDYFISEGVVIVTLSYRVGIFGFLSTEDYSAPGNWGLKDQILALKWVQENIQNFGGDHNNVTLFGQGAGSSYISILIQSPLAKGLFHRAILQSGTSLNQWAYSQNPRKAAFGVARLLDIHTDQSRELVDHLRKVDYRTLYVVSVSTDFRETIFHNPLDGLAFAPNTEVPHPGAVISNHSHSILKDGEFNGVPVIVGFNSQEALGSINVINYLIPYLAKYDLFSTKLVPKSLNIKRYLIKIIVAQLIRIKYFGWKPMILSNNQLVQFVTDDQFARPIYEFARQYSKYSPIYFYIFSHEGPLGVDGKHRLSSGVAHGEEINYLWKRESNINNAPNEDILTRKRLLRLWSNFAKTGNPTPIQEELLQNITWPLANVKSMTFLNISTKLEIDSNVERYSIQFWDEIFSRNGNPPYDTY from the exons ATGAACTTCTCACTCTCATTATCAGTCGTAACTATATTAAGTTTATTGTCTCTATATGCTGTGCAAGTCACCTCAATTACGCTAACCAGTTCGCATGATTTGAAACCTACG GAGGAtaacaatattcaaaattcttcGATTTCCAATTCAACTACAACTGAGAGGCCTTTAGAAGAAAAGGATGAAGGCGGAAATGCCACAAATCATCTAATTCTACAAATTTCTTCAGGGCAAATAAAAGGAAGAGAATTGCTGCTCGGGGGCTCGAATCAGATTTATTATGCTTTTCAAGGAATTCCGTACGCAAAACCTCCAGTAAATGATCTGCGGTTTCGG gaACCTCTTCCAATTGAGAAATGGAATGGTACTTTAAAAGCCGCTCAAGAAGCTCCTAGATGCGTCTATTCTTCTTCTGTAGCTGGATCTGAGGATTGCCTCTATTTGAACGTGTTTTCTCCTGAG ATAAGAAAAGAATGTAATCAAACCTTGCTCCCAGTAATGGTATGGATCCACGAGGATATATTCTCCACAGAAAATTCTCCAAAACTCGAGTCATTCTATCCAGACTATTTTATTTCTGAGGGCGTAGTAATAGTTACTCTAAGCTACAGAGTGGGCATTTTTG GATTTTTGAGCACCGAAGACTATTCAGCTCCCGGCAATTGGGGGTTGAAAGACCAAATTCTCGCCCTGAAATGGGTGCAAGAAAACATCCAGAACTTCGGAGGTGACCACAACAACGTCACTTTATTTGGTCAAGGGGCCGGTTCCTCTTACATTTCAATTCTGATCCAAAGCCCTTTGGCCAAAGGACTGTTCCATAGGGCGATACTCCAGAGTGGTACCAGTTTGAATCAATGGGCATACTCTCAAAATCCCAGAAAGGCAGCTTTCGGAGTTGCCAGGCTTTTGGACATTCACACCGACCAATCTAGGGAATTAGTCGATCATCTCAGGAAAGTGGATTATCGCACTTTGTATGTCGTGTCAGTATCTACGGATTTTAGG GAGACGATTTTCCATAATCCTCTGGATGGCCTAGCTTTCGCGCCTAATACCGAAGTCCCCCATCCAGGGGCTGTAATTAGTAATCACAGTCACAGTATATTAAAAGATGGAGAGTTTAATGGAGTGCCTGTAATTGTGGGGTTTAATTCCCAGGAAGCTTTGGGCAGTATCAATG TGATAAACTACCTCATACCATACCTGGCAAAATATGACTTATTTTCCACCAAATTAGTACCAAAAAGCTTGAACATCAAAAGGTACCTGATCAAGATCATCGTTGCCCAATTGATCAGGATCAagtattttggatggaaaccgATGATTCTATCAAATAATCAACTTGTGCAG TTTGTGACAGATGACCAGTTTGCCAGACCAATATATGAATTTGCAAGGCAATATTCAAAATACTCTCCAATCTATTTCTACATCTTCTCTCACGAGGGCCCTCTGGGTGTTGACGGCAAACATCGTTTAAGTTCCG gggtagCTCATGGGGAGGAAATCAATTATCTCTGGAAAAGGGAGAGCAACATTAACAATGCTCCTAATGAGGATATTTTAACCCGGAAAAGACTGCTACGTTTGTGGAGCAATTTTGCTAAAACTGG GAATCCTACACCAATCCAGGAGGAATTGTTGCAAAATATCACATGGCCTTTGGCGAATGTTAAGTCTATGACCTTTTTGAACATAAGCACGAAACTAGAAATTGATTCTAATGTGGAACGTTACAGCATCCAGTTTTGGGATGAAATTTTCTCCAGGAATGGAAATCCCCCTTACGACACTTATTGA